Proteins from a genomic interval of Zingiber officinale cultivar Zhangliang chromosome 2A, Zo_v1.1, whole genome shotgun sequence:
- the LOC122040598 gene encoding protein PLASTID TRANSCRIPTIONALLY ACTIVE 7-like isoform X1: MPSAAGDFSQNGAGSSCLLDPLRRLEISGLWRRWESKAGLAAPAIGTVNFLSSFPSPFKKQQFFSFPYLPLTDLMTKNDDKLQYQTDRVPFLEEQVRKIRENGKIISMDIEKLLLREDNKFDFVNEVAAEATSYIEANRDEYGFKKPILHALSNRMKEAGFDRPEAYMETDPYKPDPSYLRDLEI; this comes from the exons AGAACGGAGCGGGCTCCTCTTGTTTGCTCGATCCGCTGCGTCGCCTCGAGATCTCAG GACTCTGGAGAAGGTGGGAATCGAAGGCGGGTTTGGCGGCGCCGGCGATTGGTACAGTTAACTTTCTTTCTAGTTTTCCTTCGCCGTTCAAGAAGCAGCAATTTTTCTCTTTTCCATATCTGCCTTTAACTGATCTGATG ACGAAGAATGACGACAAGTTGCAGTATCAGACGGATCGTGTCCCCTTTCTCGAAGAACAAGTGAGGAAGATAAGAGAAAATGGGAAGATAATATCTATGGACATTGAGAAGCTTTTGCTTAGAGAAGACAATAAGTTCGATTTTGTGAACGAGGTGGCTGCAGAGGCAACATCTTACATTGAGGCGAACAGAGATGAGTATGGATTCAAGAAACCGATATTGCATGCGCTCAGTAACCGCATGAAGGAAGCAGGATTCGACCGGCCAGAAGCCTACATGGAAACCGACCCCTACAAGCCTGACCCCTCGTATTTGAGAGACTTGGAAATTTAG
- the LOC122040598 gene encoding protein PLASTID TRANSCRIPTIONALLY ACTIVE 7-like isoform X3, protein MPSAAGDFSQNGAGSSCLLDPLRRLEISGLWRRWESKAGLAAPAIGTTKNDDKLQYQTDRVPFLEEQVRKIRENGKIISMDIEKLLLREDNKFDFVNEVAAEATSYIEANRDEYGFKKPILHALSNRMKEAGFDRPEAYMETDPYKPDPSYLRDLEI, encoded by the exons AGAACGGAGCGGGCTCCTCTTGTTTGCTCGATCCGCTGCGTCGCCTCGAGATCTCAG GACTCTGGAGAAGGTGGGAATCGAAGGCGGGTTTGGCGGCGCCGGCGATTGGTACA ACGAAGAATGACGACAAGTTGCAGTATCAGACGGATCGTGTCCCCTTTCTCGAAGAACAAGTGAGGAAGATAAGAGAAAATGGGAAGATAATATCTATGGACATTGAGAAGCTTTTGCTTAGAGAAGACAATAAGTTCGATTTTGTGAACGAGGTGGCTGCAGAGGCAACATCTTACATTGAGGCGAACAGAGATGAGTATGGATTCAAGAAACCGATATTGCATGCGCTCAGTAACCGCATGAAGGAAGCAGGATTCGACCGGCCAGAAGCCTACATGGAAACCGACCCCTACAAGCCTGACCCCTCGTATTTGAGAGACTTGGAAATTTAG